The DNA region caatttccagtgttctggtcctggattactctggaatctgccaagcaacccggtaacgtaagctatgtcagggcgtgtgcacacttgtgcgtactgtaagcttcccacagcagaagcatatggtaccgttTTCATTTGATCGATCTCATATTGAGTTTTGGGGcattgaaattccccatatctgtcgcccttaactataggtgcaggtgaggcactgcatttgtgcatattgaatttcttcaggaccttttctatatatgtcttttgcgacagtcctaatacccctttcaGTCTGTCTCGGTGAATCTCGATTCCTAGGACGAATCTTGCTTCACCGAGATCTTTCATCTCGAAATGCGAGGATAAAAACTTTTTCGTTTCCAGTAGCAGACTGACATCACTACTTGCCAGTAGAATATCGtccacatacaggattaggAAGACGTACTTCCCATTCTTAAACTTTGCGTAAACACAATTGTCCTCGATATTTTCTTTAAAcccgaattcttttattgtcttatcgaacttcaagtaccactgtcttgaagcttgcttaagcccataaatcgatttcctcagacggcatcccaatttttgccttccacgacaaaatctttcggctgtgccatgtagacggtttcatctagatccccgttcagaaatgctgtcttcacattcatctgatgtaattctagatcGTAATGAGTTACAAGAGCCATTATGATTCTGAAAGAATCTTTACAAGAGACTGGGAAAAAGGTCTCGTTGTAATCAATTtcttctctttgtgtgtatcctttagccacgagtcgtgctttaaatttatctatattcccttgggagtcatatttggttttgtagacctatttgcagcctactgttttggttcctttaggaatttcctctaagtcccacactttgttagtactcatcgattttatttcATCTTCCATGGCATCAAGCCATTTTGACGAATGTTCACTTCTCATGACTTCTTCAGAtgaagtgggatcatcctccatttgaatttcttcgctattatagacttcatagtcgTTAGAAATAGCGCGTTTCCTTATTCTTTGAGGTCTTCCATGAGCCTAAGCTTGTggtgcctcatctatttggggctACTGATGCTCCTCTTCTTGTGCGGCAATTGGCTCGTCAAGAGCCTGATGAATGGGTTCCTCTTCCTCATTCATTGTCACCACAGAAGGAGCCATTACAGGTGTGGGCATCGCAGTGACTTGCACTGGCGGTGCAGACACAGCGGGCAGCGGGAAAAGGATTCCTGAATCAcgggattgggtgtatacacccgcttctcctcaagatcaattttCCTTGCTGTGCCGCTCCCCCAGATCATTTGATCCTCAAGGAAAACTGCAtgtctcgtttctacaaatttcgtggatctgtctgggcagtagaaacgaaaaccctttgacctttctggatagccaataaaatggcaagaTACCATTCTGGAATCTAGTTTTGCAATGGTCGGGTTAAacacttttgcctcagcaggactcccccacacccgcaggtgattcagtgagggtactcttcctgtccacatttcatacggcgttttcggcaccgatttacttggaactctgttgagaatgtgaatggcggttttcagtgcctccatccataaactcactggcaatgtagagtaactgatcatgcttcgcaccatatccattagggtgcgattgcgtctttcagccactccgttctgctgaggctcacccggcatcgagtactgggctactatgccttgttccatcaggaacttcgcaaaaggtcctggaacttggccatattgggtatgtcgaccgtagtattccGCTCCACGATCGAatcttacgattttaatctttaaatcgtgttgattttctacttcggcTTTGAATAtcttaaatttatccaaagcctctgatctttctttaattggatatatgtatccataacgggaataatcgtctgtgaatgttatgaacgagtcatatccatccacactctttacattgaacggaccacagatatctgtgtgaattatttctaatacacctgtgctcctcttagcatttttatttattttcttaacgaatttgccttttatgcactcaatgcattgttctaagtcagagaactctaatggaggaagaattttgtttttaattaatctttctattctccccctcgaaatatggcctaaacgacaatGCCATAATTTTGACGACGCATCTTGAGTTCTCTTACGTTTTCTATTCGCCGGTGTAGACGAGAATACATTCGCACTCttatcgcatacggaattcATACTTTCGCGTAGcgatatcaaataaagatcattctttctgaatgcaatggaaataactgtatcattacattcaATTAAACACCTGCCATCTCCAAATAGACAGGAATAACCATCTTTGTCCAGTCGAGACACACTAATCAAATTTCTGTGTAAAGaaggaacaaataaaacatctCTAAGGACTATAATGAAGCCAGAGTCGAGTTCCAAATGAACGTCTCCTACTGCTTCAACGTCTGCCTGATCTCCATTTGCCACTCTAACTTGcttttcgcttctttgagtggttctcgtcgaatGGAATCCCTGTAAAGAATTTGCAACATGTACAGTCgctcctgaatcaatccaccaagtagattttgaATATTCTACATacaagaattcatttacaaatGAAATAATGTTCTCACCTCTCTTTTCCATGCTCATCTTTAAATATTTGTGACAGTTCTTCTTGTAATGACCCCTCtctttgcagtagagacactGATCCTTATCTACTAGAGCCTGTCCCTCCTGCGGTCTGTGTTGTTGAGAGTTTTTGCCTTTAGAggaggatgaagaagaagatgaaaaattGCCTTTAAAGTTGGCATGCTTCTTCTTGTTCACATAGTTTAAGGATCCTCcagtggtggacctgatcctttcctcctcctgaacacacatcgcaatggtcTTTTCTATGTCCCAAGTCTGCGGTTGGGTGTTGTAATTGACAACAAACGTGTCAAACTCTTTTGGTAACGAAGCAAAAACCagatggacaatgtgatcctccttgaaggcaaggtccaatgactTTAGCTTGTTATTCTGGTTGACCATGCGATGAATGTGTTCCCTTATTCCACCGCCAGTGTATCTctctgaaaccagttgtttaatcaactgggttgcataagtctttgaagaaccagtaTACTGATTCTTTAGTTTTTCAAGATACTCTATGACAGTGAAACAATCTGGGATTGAGCCCATAATCGCAGGCTCAATCgtgttctttaccactgccaaaCACTTCTTGTTGGCAGCGAACCATTTTGCATAAAGCCTCTCATAATCTGCTCTTGCTTTCTTATAagcaagctctgtttgcttccaagaagcattTGTGTCTGTGTCCTCTCTCTCAGGGAGCACAGGCTCTGTAGGAGTCGGTGTAGCTAGGACCCAATCCAATTCACCCATGATGAAATAGAGATCCagctttctgtaccattcattgtaattgtctccctttaatattggaatatcgttgatggaaaacatcattgatACTCCTCCTGAAAAACATTCATGAGTGGTGAAAACATTAAATTAAAGTCAAATAAAATTATTGCATACGTATAAATACGACGTTGGTCATAAATTAAAATATGCAATAATCTTGTGTATTAaaactaaaacaccgttgggcagaattagaattAATACTTGACAATTATCTATGGAaaatataaggcagaatctctTTTGTATTAAGTCTAGAATACCGTGGGGCATAAATAgaaataatacatgaaaaatatctatATAAGGTAATTCAGTAAAAATTGCAATATTATCACttgttaacgttggtcaaaaGATAATAATATTACAACTCATAAAAATTATCTATTTGCCTTgaagaatttaaattattccgttggttcaaatttaaactacaagGCAAGTAATCAAGGGCATATGAAATTATTTAATCTTTGCAGTGGAAAACTGTAATTCTATCaaaaatatatctaaatttGTCTTTTATAAGCAGTGCATCAAAGTTCattcaagtttgaatttgaaaaAACATCAAATTCAATCAAATTCTATAGAAAAGTGCTTCTGGAAAATGAAATTGGCGCACTGTTCTCGTCTGTCAAAACAGCTCAGCCGGCCCATATCCTCGCGATGGCCCAGCAGCAAAACGGGCTCCCTtacgcgtgcgcgcgcgtgtgCGGCCTGCGAGGGCCCAGCCCACGTCCCCTCGCGCACCCCCCGCGCGAGCTCTCAGCTCGGGGCCGAGGCAACCTGGGCCCGGGCCGCGCTTTCACTTCCCCGCCTGGGCCTATAGAGGCCTGATCACGCGCGGGACGACCACAGCCGCCCGATCAGGATCGACGGCTACGCGTCGATTTCGCGCGATCAAAAACCCCGTCGCCGTTCTccccgaaaccctagctccATTTCTCCTCCCCCCCGATCCCCGGCGCCTTCATCTTCCTCAgcccgagcgagcgagcgagagcaacacggcgaccggcggcgtccaagcggcgccacggcgagccccctcgccggcgcgcgcgtccaccgCAAGGTGAGCGCGCGGCCGTCGAGGGGCTTCACCGTGGTGCCCAGATCTGTGGCGCGGCGAGCGGTCTTGCGGCGTGCTCGCACAGCCTCTGTCCGCGCGAGGCCCAAGGCCTCACGGGATCCGGTCGAGGCGTCGGCGTCCCGGGCGCATCGACGATGGACGGCGCAAGAAGAGGTAAGCCCTCCCCTCGCCAGCGTCCCAATTCCTCTGtttgctagggttagggttaggggtTCGCGGGATCTGATCTGGGATTGTTTCTGGGATCTTTTCAAGGGTGCTTTTCCTCTTTATCTTCCAATACTAATCAACGCAAGAAGATTAGGCGACTGATACCATTGATAGATGCTTTGGATCGGCTAATGTGTGATTAGATTAGAAGAGCTCCTTTGCTATTGATAAAATCGAGTAACAGAGagattgagagagagagagtgcaCGGGCATACCCTCGTGCCCTAGGCCAGCAGCTGACGCAGACGTGCCCGCCATTGGTGGTGCAGTGCGGGTGCTCGGGGTGGTCCGGCCGTAGGCATTCACGCtcgcggtggccggcggtgagatCGCGCTcgcgggctcggggtcgaggcagGGGCGTCGAGGATGGCCGGAGTGGACTTCCCGCCGCTGACCGTGCTCGACTAGATCGGTTAGGGTTTTACTgtgggtggggtggcggcggcccggTGAACCTCGTACCtcgagccgctggcccccacctccctttttatagcgcggcgcgatgggggcccaccagctagggaACGGCTGgaacgcccccgatcagggcgcaggGTGAGGTGGGTCATCGGGCCCGTTGGGATCCGATGGCCCAGAGAGAGAGATCAATTCTAACACCTCCAACTCCGGCGGAGGCAACCGCCGCAAGCGCCGTGGCAAGGGCGGCTCTACTTCCTCCGGCGCCAATGGTGGAAACGCCGGCGGCAGCGCCGGtggcggctccggcggcggatacggcggcggcgccggtggcCCTGCTCGCCCGAGCGGTGGCAACCCTGGACAGCAGCCACCCGTCCCCAGCTCCCGCTCCTGGCCCACGGTGTATAACCCCTGGACCGGGACCATTCAGATGTGGCCCGGTCCGGTCCAAGGGGTTCGCTCCATCAACCCCGCCGCTGGTGGGCCGGCCCACCAAGCTCAGCATCAAGCTCTGGCTGCCGGGCCAGTTTTCCCACCTGCTAGCGCAGCTGGGCTGCCTGGTGGGCCTTCAGCTTATGGGCTGCACCACCCCTCGCCGGTCGCCCTCCAGGGCTCACAGCAGGCGGCCTTCTACCCCACGCCACAGCATACCTATGGAGGTTTTGGTCCCTGGGACCAGAATGCTCTCGCCGGGGCATTCAACACCATGATGCTCGCCCACCCAGCATCCACCGGCGACTGGTACATGGACTCCGGAGCGACTGCCAACATGGCTTCATAGACTGGTATACTGTCCTAAACTCACCCACCCTCTCCTTCCACCCCTCCATCCATCATCGTTGGGGATGGGATGTTGTTACCTGTCACTGCCACCGGCTCCACTCACATTGGTCCTCTCCGTCTTGACAATATCCTTGTTTCTCCCCAGATAATAAAAAACCTTATCTCTGTGCGTCAATTCACCACCGATAACAATTGTTTCGTCGAATTTGACCCTTTTGGTTTTTCTGTGAAGGACCTCAGGACCAGGACCATGATCGCCAGGTGCAATAGCTCCGGACCTCTCTATCCACTTCGACCCTCGCCACCCTCGGCCTCGCCATGTGCCCTTCTTGCTGGAGCTTCCCCCGCACTTTGGCATCGTGGCCTCGGTCACCCCAGCCACAACGCCCGCCCGTCTTGCTAGCAGCTCTCTTATTTCATGTAATAAAGGCGCCTCTGTTGAGGACGTTTGCCATGCCTGTCAACTTGGTCGCCATGTGCGCCTCCCTTTCTCCAATTCCTGAACACGTGCTTCACATAATTTTGATCTCGTACACTGTGATCTTTGGACTTCTCCAATTCCTAGTGTCTCCGGCTTCAAATATTACCTTGCCATTCTCGATGATTGTTCTCATCACTTGTGGACTTATCCTCTCCGCCTCAAATACAAAGCATTTTGCACTATTGCGAGTTTTTTCTCTCTTGTTGCCACCCAGTTCGGAACTACCATTAAGAGCTTCCAATTCGACAACGGCCGTGAATTTGACAATTCCTCCACTCgtgctttctttctttcccaTGGTGTCCACCTCCGCATGTCCTGCCCATACACCTCCCAACAGAATGGCAAGGCCGAACGCGTGCTTCGCACTACGAATAATATTATTCGTACCGTTCTCTTTCAAGCCCACCTTCCTCCGGCCTATTGTGTTGAGGCTCTTCATAGTGCTTGGCACGTCCTTGGGACGTCCATGCATTCCTGGGCCGCCTCTCCGCACCGACCGCGAGCCTGCAAGCCGGCCCACGCACCCTGGGCTGCCCCATCATGAAGATCGTGGCCCTGCGGGGCTGCCCCTCGCCCATGGGTCACCTCGCTGTGCCCCCACCGCCACTACTGGGCCGCCTCACGACGGCCTAGTTGGGCCGTCCCCGGCTCCTGCAACACCTCGGCCCGGCTCCAGCGACACTGCTGGGCCATCATCACCGCCTGGTCTTGCTGGCTCGCGGGGCCTGCTGCGTTCGGCCTCCGACGGACCCCCTGGGCCCCTTGACTGGCCCGCGCCGGCACCTTCGTCGCCCCCTATGGCTGCACCAGGGCCTCCGTCGCCTGCCTCCTCCGCATGGGTCCCGCGCCCCTGTGGCTGCTCTTCCTCCCGGCGCTGTACCAGCTACTCCGACGGATAATCTACACAGCATGCGCACGCGCGCCAAAGATGGTTTTCGACAGCCTCACCTGAACCTCCAGGCGGTGACTGTCTCTCCGGTGCCTACCTCCTATCGTCGTGCCTTGGACAACCCCACTGGCGTCGTGCGATGGATGAAGAGTTCCGAGCTCTGATTGACAATGCCACTTGGACTCTCGTGCCTCGGCCTCCTCGCGCGAATATCATCACCGGCAAGTGGATTTTCAAGCACAAGTTCAATTCTAATGGCAGTCTTGATCGCTACAAAGCCCGCTGAGTACTCCTGGTTTCACACAGCGACCTGGCGTCGACTTTGATGAGACATTTAGCCCGGTGGTCAAGCCAGCCACAGTCCATACCGTTCTCAGCTTGGCACTATCACGGGATTGGCCTGTTCATCAGCTTGATGTCAAGAACGCCTTCCTGCATGGCACTCTTTCAGAGACGGTCTACTGCACTCAACCGTCTGGCTTTGTTGATCCGGCTCACCCCGACCACGTCTGTCGCCTAAACAAATCTCCATGGACTTAAAAGCAGGCCCCTCGTGCATGGTACAGCTGCTTTGCCGCTCATCTGCAGTCACTCAGCTTTCTGGAGGCTAAGTCCGACACCTCACTGTTTGTCCTTCGTCGCGGGTCAGAGACAGCTTATCTTCTTCTATACGTCGACGACATTGTTTTGACAGCATCATCCATCGGGCTTCTCCAGCAGATCATCGCCTCTCTCCAAGCGTCCTTTCCTATGAAGGATCTTGGGCCACTTCAGCATTTCTTGGGCATCACCGTGACTCGCTCACCCACTGGTATGTTGCTCTCCCAGCGTCAGTACGCTCTCGAGATTCTGGAACGTGCTGGGATGACTGCCTGCAAACCTTGCTCCACTTCAGTTGACACTCAGGCTAAGCTGTCATCAGAAGGTGCACCTGTGGCTGACCCATCCGAGTACCACAGTTTGGTTGGCGCTCTTCAGTATCTGACCTTCACCAAACCAGACATACAGTATGCTGTTCAGCATGTCTGTTTGCATATGCATGACCCTCGGAAGCCTCATCTCACTACCGTGAAGCGTCTCCTCCACTACCTGCAGGGCACCGTCGACCTCGGTCTCTTCCTCGGCCGTATCTCACCTTCTGCGCTCACCGTCTACACAGATGCAGACTGGGCGGGTTATGCCGACACGCGTAAGTCCACCTCGGGCTACGCTGTGTGACAATCTCATCTCTTGGTCCAGCAAGCGCTAGCAGACTGTGTCACGTTCCAATACCGAGGCTGAGTATCGAGGTGTTGCCAATGGTGTCGCCGAGGCTACCTGGCTTCGTCAACTTCTCCAAGAGCTGCATCATCCACTTCAACGAACGTCCGGGAATGTTCGCGTTCCACACGTACCCACCACCTCTCAATTCACTGATATCTTCACTAAAGGGATTCCGTCCACTGTTTTTTTGAGTTTCGGTTCAGTTTGAATGTCCGTTCCACCGACGTTCACACTGCGGGGGGTGTTAGACAGGATAGCTTCGGGACGTTACGTCCCCCTGATTCTTCTCCTGTAATCTAGGCTAGCCTCCCGTTCTGTTTCTATAAGCAGGCAGCGCTGTGTCTATATATTGTAATCTCCTGATGTAAATCAATCAAGCCGTGATTACCCCAAATTACACACGTCTTCATTCGTCTCCGCTGCACAAGCCTCGCCGATTGGACGGAGCTCTCGATCGATTGCCATTCCACGTGCTCCGGCCGCACAGCACAGACCACCGTGCTCTGGCCTGCCCAAAATGTCGCCGTCTCGTGCAGTCAAGTGCCGCAGGCAGAAGCAAAGGGCCCCCTCCGCCAGGGTGCAGATTCACCAGGCCGTGTCCCTCGTCGGCGGCTccaccgacggcgaggaggacTGGAGGAGCGCGCCAGCCGCCAGCAGCTGGCTCAACTCGGCCGGTGAACAAAAGCCACTGTGGCCTGTGCGGGCCTAGGAAATGCAAGCGTCGTGAATAGGGATCTCGCTTGTTGCTTCGCTGGGAGTAGGCAAGGCATAGAGCGTCTGCGGTGCTACTCCATGTGTGGGAACTCAGATGGGATCGATGTGCAGCGGTGTTCGTGGCAGAAACCTTGGGCGTCTAGAAGGAACTCGATTTCTTCCCCATTCCACGTGCTCCGGGCTCCCTGGCCTGAGACCCAGACCCTGCCTAAAATTTGGGCTGCAGGCAGAAGCAGTCAACCCGTGCAGCGTATTTCGTAAAATGCACGGCCGGTCTTCAAACTTGTATCGAAATATCATTCCGGTTCTTAAATTTTTAAAATgtacatttaaatttttaaacttgcTAACTGTATTacataagatccaaatcacactTGTTTAAGCCAAAATCGAAAGTTATATAATTTGTTAAAAGAATTATATATGTAAATAATAATTCATACCAATTTACTTGTACaaatatatttaaataaaaaaatCTGTATAAAAAAGTtataaaataagaaaagaaaCTTATATGATTAAATTTGTAAAAGATAGAAAATTAAAAAGGTAAATTTTGGAGGAAATATTCGGCATAAAATTTTTAAATAAAATCTTGATTTTCTTTTAAAAATGTAAGAGTTGAGCAGAaaatttcaaaaaataaaatttgaacCCACATGTAAGCTCGATATAAATTAAATAATTTTATACTATAACTTAAAATTATCTGTTTGAACTTCACATGATACGATTAGCAAATTTAAAGATCTAAATATGTATTTTAAAATTTAGAGATCAAGTTCGAGCGCCGGGGCTGCATTTTACTCCTAAATGAatgcccgcgccggcgccgcccaacTGAAGACTGAAGACTGGCGTGTCGCGGTCGCCCCGCCCCGAAGCAAACGGCCCCGTGCCGGCGCAAAGCTGCCGAGAGCCGGCAGCGTGACCCGTGCGCTCCGGAACCCGCCCGCCGATGGCCACCACGCTGACGCCTACGCAGCGCTACTCGGCGGGGGCGCTGCTGGCGCTCGCGCTCCGCCAGGCGCAGATCCACCAGTCCGTGCCCCTCGGCGGCGGCTCCGCCGACGACGAGGAGCGCGCCAGCAGCGCCAGCGGGggctcctccgcctccaccgccaccagcAGCGCCTCGGGCTCGGACGCCGCCGCGGACGCCGACCTCTGGACGCACGACTCCCGCGGCCTCCTCCGCCCCGTCTTCAGGTGCGCTGCTCCCCCGCGGCGAGATGAGCGCGCCCGTTCTACTTCTGATCAGTACTCGCGATCGCTGCCTGCTATGCTAGGTTCCTGGAGATCGAACCCCAGGCGTGGGCTGGCCTGGAGGAGACCGCCGCGTCGCCCGAGGCCAAGCATCACATCGGCGCGGTACGCACTCCATTCCCACCCCGATCGTGTGCTCACTTAATTAGTTGGGTGGGGGTCACCATCGCGGGGCTCAATTTGGCGTTTCGGTGTTCCACTGGAGGGGGTAACGATTATGCTTGTGACGCTCACCAGATCAAATTGCTAAAAAATCCCTGCTGTTCAGATAATCATCTCTCTAAAATGCTGTTCAAATTCTGTGTGTGCTTAAGCAAGCAGTCCCGTGAATGTTGAACTGACTCTTTCAGTATTGCATTTCACAGTATCGTTTCGCTTCGCGTTTTGCAGTTTCTAAGGATAATCTTTGAAGAACACGGTGCGAGCTCTTCTGATAGATTGGAGCAGGAACACGCCTTGGCGAAAGCAGTTGATGTCATGGCAATGAGCTTGGGCAGTGGTATTGTGCCAGATGAGAAAATCAAAGAGGAGGGTAAAGACTCCACGACTTCTAGCTCTGGAACCGCAGAATCACCAGAGGCAGGCTCACCTGAGAACTTGCTTGGAATTGACAAGTTGTCCTTGGATGATGTTCCTGCTAAGCATCACCGGAAGATGGCATTGCTGTATGCACTTCTCTCTGCGTGCGTGGCTGATAAACCCGTATCacaagaggaagaggagaggaagtcGTCTCACTTCAGGAAGGGTTATGATGCTCGGCATCGTGTTGCTCTTCGGTTGATAGCAACGTGGCTTGACATCAAGTGGATCAAAATGGTTTGTACAAGCTATTCCTTCTCAATGCAGCAGAGTAATAAATCACTTGGTGTAGAATTTCAACAAACAAAAATTCACTGAGATCATCCAAGGAGGAACTTGCTCATATGCATGTATTTTCATATAGCTTGACTTCTTCTGTAACCATGAATCTTGATACTGTAGGAAGCTATAGAGGTAATGGTCGCATGCTCTGCCATGGCTGCGGCAAAGGAGCAAGAACAAGAGCGAGAAACCGCATCACCGAAGAGCAAGTGGGAAAAATGGAAGCGTGGAGGCATTATTGGTGCAGCTGCCTTGACCGGAGGAGCATTGCTGGCTATTACAGGGGGTAGGACTGAGTTCCCAATAATATATCTATTAACGTATAAACATATTGACAGTTCACTTGGACACACTACCCCCAGGAGGTTGATATGCTCTCAACCTCTTCTACCCGACAGGTTTAGCTGCACCAGCTATTGCGGCAGGATTTGGTGCCCTAGCTCCAACACTTGGCACACTTGTCCCATTCATAGGAGCTAGTGGATTTGCTGCTATGGCTGCTGCAGCAGGATCTGTTGCTGGCTCTGTAGCAGTAGCTGCTTCATTTGGAGGTTGGTAGAGAAGTTCTTTTGAAACTGCTCTGATGATGTTATTTCATGCTTCTATTTCTTCATTATATGTCCTGTGCTGTCTACCAATAAAGATTTAGTTTAGTTAACAGTAGCCACTTCTCCGCTGGTCATAGTTGTTACTGTATTGCTTAGTGAACCTACACAAATAACGAATCGGCACACCTTTGTATGAGTACTGGCACATTTTCCAATTAATTTTTTTCCCAGGTGAATTCCTTGTGGTAGTTGTAACGTATTATCCCAAAAAGAGAAATAGGAAGCAGTTTAGAATTGTTGTACTTAGTTGTTTATATTCCTTGATTGATTGTTGGCAAATTAGCTGCTGGAGCTGGCTTGACGGGAAGCAAAATGGCGAGACGAATTGGAAAAGTGAAAGAATTTGAGTTCAAACCTATTGGCGATAACCACAATCAGGGTGTGAGTTCCTTTTCTTTCTGACTTTCACGTTAACTTTAAGCGACTAAATTCCATTCACCCATCTTGTAACCAAACTGATTTGGTCTTTGTAAATGGTGCTAACTCTTTCAGCGCCTTGCGGTTGGCATCTTGGTCTCTGGATTTGCTTTTGATGAGGACGACTTCTGCAAACCTTGGGAAGGATGGAAGGATAACCTAGAGAAGTATGGAATGCCTTTCATATCTGTTTCATGAATCATAGTTGCTGTACTTTATCCATGTGTTTTACATCTGTGCTATAAGGCTTGAGCATTCTTACACTGTCGATTAATGTTTGACAGGTACATCCTTCAATGGGAGAGTAAGCATATAATTGCAGTGAGTACAGCAATACAGGATTGGCTGACATCAAGTAATGCTCAGGGTTTTGTACTCTACCTTACACTGTTTGTGAACACCTTGTAACTATCACTGTCATTGTTGATGCAGGACTTGCAATGGAATTGATGAAACAAGGTGCAATGAGAACTGTCTTAAGTGGTCTTCTTGCAGCATTTGCTTGGCCTGCTACGTTGCTTGCAGCTACTGATTTTATTGATAGTAAATGGTCCGTTGCTATTGACAGGTGCTTGCTAACTCTCGTAGTACAATGTCTCATGTGACAACTGCTTATTTTTCCAGTATTAATATGCTCTGTGGTAATTGCTAAATTCCCAGTTACAATACTTTAGAATATCTATAGTGTATCTACAGTGCACTGGTTGGAAAATGTGACTCTTTAAGGATCACAGCAATTTATTTAGCTAAGCTACTCTACCCTCTCAGATCGGACAAGGCAGGAAAAATGCTTGCTGAAGTGCTTCTAAAGGGACTGCAAGGAAACAGGTAATTCCAGCTGAAGCACTTTTTATCCAGTGGGGTTAGTTTCATGTACATTTTTCCTGATTCCAAAATTCTCCCAGGCCTGTGTCTCTCATTGGGTTCTCGCTAGGAGCACGAGTTATATTCAAGTGTTTACAAGAGCTTGCTTTGTCAAGCGACAATGGTATCTGCTCTATAATTATCTCCACCTAAAGATCATTGCGACTTTGCTCATACATTTGATGGTTCTATAATTATCTCCACCTAAAGTTCATTATGACTTTGCTCATACATTTGATGGGATGAATCAGAGGGACTTGTCGAGAGGGTTGTGCTCCTAGGTGCACCAGTTTCGGTCAAGGGTGAGCAGTGGGAGCCTGCCAGGAAGGTAGGGTGCAAAGCTATGTAATCTTCAGTTA from Panicum hallii strain FIL2 chromosome 9, PHallii_v3.1, whole genome shotgun sequence includes:
- the LOC112873454 gene encoding uncharacterized protein LOC112873454, which codes for MTACKPCSTSVDTQAKLSSEGAPVADPSEYHSLVGALQYLTFTKPDIQYAVQHVCLHMHDPRKPHLTTVKRLLHYLQGTVDLGLFLGRISPSALTVYTDADWAGYADTRKSTSGYAV
- the LOC112877935 gene encoding transmembrane and coiled-coil domain-containing protein 4-like, whose protein sequence is MATTLTPTQRYSAGALLALALRQAQIHQSVPLGGGSADDEERASSASGGSSASTATSSASGSDAAADADLWTHDSRGLLRPVFRFLEIEPQAWAGLEETAASPEAKHHIGAFLRIIFEEHGASSSDRLEQEHALAKAVDVMAMSLGSGIVPDEKIKEEGKDSTTSSSGTAESPEAGSPENLLGIDKLSLDDVPAKHHRKMALLYALLSACVADKPVSQEEEERKSSHFRKGYDARHRVALRLIATWLDIKWIKMEAIEVMVACSAMAAAKEQEQERETASPKSKWEKWKRGGIIGAAALTGGALLAITGGLAAPAIAAGFGALAPTLGTLVPFIGASGFAAMAAAAGSVAGSVAVAASFGAAGAGLTGSKMARRIGKVKEFEFKPIGDNHNQGRLAVGILVSGFAFDEDDFCKPWEGWKDNLEKYILQWESKHIIAVSTAIQDWLTSRLAMELMKQGAMRTVLSGLLAAFAWPATLLAATDFIDSKWSVAIDRSDKAGKMLAEVLLKGLQGNRPVSLIGFSLGARVIFKCLQELALSSDNEGLVERVVLLGAPVSVKGEQWEPARKMVSGRFVNVYSRDDWILGVTFRASLLTQGLAGIQAIDVPGVENVDVTELVDGHSSYLSAAQQILEHLELNTYYPVFAPLPVVSK